The DNA region TGTACCGTAGGATGTAAATTTCGCTGATGGATCGGAGAACTGGAGTCATTCTGCTGGACACACGGGTGGTGGGGGCGCACCACGGCAAGTCTCCCGGCTATACGGGAGGTAGCGGCGATCATGATTCTGAAGGCGAGGTGCTCGACGCCTCGCCGGATGATCGTCGTGAACTTCAGGAAATATGAGAGACTCCTCCGCTGGTTGGGTATTCCGTGCACTTTGTCGGGAAGCGTGCGTCCGAAAAGTGAGTCTGGTGCAAGTCATTGCGGCCCATCAGGTGATCCAGCCCGTGGGTCACCCGTGCCAAACGTCGCCTTCGGGTTCCCCGTGTGATATGGCGGAAACCGTATGGGCCTTGCTACCTTGACTGCGCGCTTTCGAAATGCGGCGGCGCACTGCACACCTCCATCCCCGACTTCTGGGAGGATGATCGATGCGTAGAACCCTTTTTCTTGTGGCGGTGGTTTCTGTCCTTGCGGGCTGTGGCGATACGCCCACCGCAGTATCGCCCGTGCGTAGCCCAATGCGGCCTGCTTATAACGACGGTGTGGGCGATGGGGCGGGGGACAACGGTCTGCTTGGCGGATCGGGAAACGCGAGCGTCCAGAACAATGAATCGGCCGCCGCGGATGTCGCGACGACCGATTCCACCAGCACCGGACGAAATGGATTGTTGGGCGGATCTGGAAACTGACAGCTTTACACGGGTCCGAGTGAGTCGGGACCTAATTGATTCTCTTTCCGTCCCCACGTTTGCGCTCTCCACCCCTGCATCTGGGGACGGAGCGTAGCTATCAGTTCCTGGTGTTCCGCCGCCCGCTCTCCCGAAAGCGGGGGAGCGGGTACGTGCGCAGGTCGTTTGTTGTCAATATCTTCCATCAGGCGGTGTGACAGCGCGACGACGTAGCTGTGCTCCTTCGCTACGGCTACCTGCAAGGCGCGTTCGGCGTAATCACGCGCCAGTTCAAAATCACCGAGAGCGTGCGCCCCGAATCCGAGATTCACGTATGCTTTGTCCAGATGGTGATCATGTTGTGGTCCGAGGTGGAGCACCAGTTCTTGGGCCGCTTCATACCGGTCGCGTTGGTTGAGCCCGCCGGCGGCCCTAGAGACGGAGCCCGCGACCAGTACCTGGTCCTCGTACGGCAGGGGCGCTGGCGAAATCAGATCCAGCAGCATCATCGCCTCGGTGAACTGGTTCTTTAGAATCAACAACACTGCGATGTCGTGGACTGCGACCGGGTGCCGCTCGTTGTGGATCGGATAGGCCGCAAGCGCCTTCTGTCCGAACTTCAGCGCGGTTTCCAAGTCGTCCAGTTCGAAATACAGACCCATGATGTCGTGGTAGGTCTGCGCCGCCAGCCACTCCTCGCCACAATCCATTGCGGTTGTCGCGGCACTGGCGAAATGATCGGTCGCCTGCGGAAGTCGGCCGGTGTGTGCGAACAGGTTTCCCAGACCCAAGTGGGCGCGGGTGAGCGTAGAAAGATCCCGAACCCGAGATGCCTTTCGGATCGCCCGCAAGTAGTAGATCTCGGCTCGCCAAGCAGTACCCACCGCACGGTTGGTCCTCCCCGCTATGAAGGCGGCGTGTGGATCCCGGGGCGCCGCGGCTGCGCCGGCTTCGGCGAAGTGCACGGCTGTCCGGGCAAACCCGTTGCCTTGGGCCCATGTAGCGACGGCTCGGCACGCTTCGGCGATCTCTCTGTGATCGGGAGCTCGTCGCGTGGCAACGCGCATGAGCGTCCGCAGGTCCGGACGGAGATCCGCCGGGCTTGCGCGCAGAGCGTCGACGCGGCGGCGGCCGGCGTGAGCCGGCGTCGGCACACGGAACAGCCTGCTGCGGTGCAGCGGAGGCGTATCAGAAAAGAGGCGGATCTGACGAAGCAGCATGGCGAGTTCAATGGCGAGCTCGGCAGGCATCGGTTCCGACAACAACTCGAACCAGTTCCCGGGAAGCGGAGCGCGTGGAGCCTTTCGGGGCCTTCGCACATTGCCGATCCGCTCAGCGCGTGTACTCATTGTGAGCGTACTTGTACAAGGCAGGGCGACCCAATGAAGGTCGGACAGACGGAGTAGCCTCTAACCGCGCCATAGTTGGTGGGATGAATGGATCGAAGCTGTCCTGGCAGCTGATCCAAGGAGATCGCCCCAGCGCCTGAGCGCGTGAGGTCCAGCCGTGTGGTCATCGATTTCCCAAGCAGATCCGGCAGATCAGGAGCGACCACGTCTTGGGCTGGCACGCCATGAAAGCCGTCCACCACGGCGATCGAGCCCCAGGCCGCGGCACGGCACCATTCCGCGAGTGACCGCGAGTCGTCCATGACCTCGATGAGAACCTCGGCCGAAACCGCCGCCCGCAACCCTTCCTCGAATGCTGCAGCGCCGGTGAGCAGCGCGATCCCACGAAGCGCTTTTCGCTTGCCTTGTAGATCGCCATCCCGCCGGAGATCGGCACCCAGCTCGCCGGTTCCAGACACCGCCGGAAGGTTCATCGCGTCTCCCCACCCACTCGGGAGTAGGGTCGGGTGACGACATCCAACACCGATGTGCTGCTTCACCGTGTAGTGGGCCCCGCGCTCCGCTGAGACTTTCATGATCCTGAGCTTCGAAGTAACCAGAGCGGCGCACGTTAGGTCGTAAAACTTGCGGAAGGTAGGCGGCCGATAGGCGTCCGGGGTTGCGGCTTCAGTTCAGCCAGACCCGTTCTGATTGCCCGGCCCCACGCGCATTCTCCCGGATCCGGCGGAACTCGGCCTTCATGGCCATGGCCGTGGAGGTGAACGCCCCGCACGCTCGCAGTTGCGGAACGGACTGGCCCAGGAAGTTGCGGTAGGCGGCCTTCAGCGTGACCGCCCCAGCGTATCCCGACAGTCTCGCCACTCCTTCAATGGTTCGAGCCGGATCGTCGAGAAGCTCCGAGGCGAACAGCAGCCGCAGCCACGCAAGCAGCCGACGCGGGGCAGGGAGCCCGGCGCGGTCGAGCCAGCGGAGCACCGTCCGCTCATCGGCCCGGAGCGCGGCCGCGAGCTGCGGTGCCTGCCCCCCATCTCCGACCACCTCGACCGCGGCCTGCAGCAATGCGCGGGTGCGGCTCGGCAGCGGGTAGTCGACTGCCCGCGCGAGCAAAATCCGCGCGCTCCGTCCCCGGACGACACGGAGTCGCCGTGCGACCGCACCCGGCGTGTTTTCCCGGTCAAGATCCAGAGCGTCTGCGATTCCAAAACCGAGCAAGCGGTGGAGGTCGGATGCCGCTGTCGCCGGAAAGCGTCCTACCGCGACCACAGAGAAAGCCGGGAACTCGGTCGTGAGCCGGTGAATGGGCGGCGGATCGGCGGTTCCGCCACTCCGGTGCCACGGGTCAACCACGGACACCGCCGTGAGCGGCGCCCGGCGTAAGGCATTCGTGAGGTCCTCCCAACTCGAGACCTGACGGAGCTCATACCCGCTCTCGATGCGGCGCAGCATTCCTAGGAACGCACGATCTTCGTGCAGGATGAACAACGGTCGGCTTACGGGCTGCATCTCTCGAACACACGGTGAAACTTTCCCGACAAGTCTTGACCACAAACGAGAAATGTCGGCAACTTATGGCTCCCCCGGGCCACCGGGACGACGGACGAACACTTTTACGGGGTACACTCATGAGACTCGCCAGCCGTGTCCTTGCCCTCGGACTCGCATGCACGATCCTGTCGCTGGGCGCCTGCCAGGCGACCAACCCGATCACCCCTCCCGACGAGACCTCCCCGTCCTTCAACGGCGTGGGAATGATGGGTGGCGGCGGTCGGAGCGACGGAGAGGACGAGGATCCGCCGACCACGGATACGGCAGCCGGAGACGGTCTTCCCACGGATACGCTGATCGTCCTGCCTCTCTGATCCTTCCAAACGGGGTGGCGTGGATGACCGCGGCCACCCCGCCCCGCGCTCCGCTACCCGACCAGCGACGTCGTCAGGTCGACGACCAGCCGCTCCGCTTGCTGGACGGCGCTGACCGTTTCGACGCGCCTGACGGGGATCTCCCGATG from Longimicrobium terrae includes:
- a CDS encoding helix-turn-helix domain-containing protein, translating into MQPVSRPLFILHEDRAFLGMLRRIESGYELRQVSSWEDLTNALRRAPLTAVSVVDPWHRSGGTADPPPIHRLTTEFPAFSVVAVGRFPATAASDLHRLLGFGIADALDLDRENTPGAVARRLRVVRGRSARILLARAVDYPLPSRTRALLQAAVEVVGDGGQAPQLAAALRADERTVLRWLDRAGLPAPRRLLAWLRLLFASELLDDPARTIEGVARLSGYAGAVTLKAAYRNFLGQSVPQLRACGAFTSTAMAMKAEFRRIRENARGAGQSERVWLN